From Plasmodium brasilianum strain Bolivian I chromosome 2, whole genome shotgun sequence, one genomic window encodes:
- a CDS encoding ATP synthase-associated protein, which produces MLIIFPAVIWSTRYRADTKLGYFFYINDERLYPKNSNSTKDSSSWLYSKYLNYKNNLMQKNNKWKNGTKFYLNDDVTVEEAKKIIYQNEQGIPKNIRLGCKGRMMDDKDNLALAVRAFCKRDPKVFIWEDEHAEFV; this is translated from the coding sequence atgttaataatttttccagCAGTAATATGGTCAACAAGGTACAGAGCAGATACAAAACTAGgctatttcttttatataaatgatgaGAGGTTATACCCGAAGAATTCGAACAGCACAAAGGATTCAAGCAGTTGgttatattcaaaatatttgaaCTACAAGAACAAtttaatgcaaaaaaataataaatggaaaaacggaacaaaattttacttaaatGATGATGTAACTGTCgaagaagcaaaaaaaattatttatcagAATGAGCAAGGAATACCCAAAAATATAAGATTAGGATGTAAGGGAAGAATGATGGATGACAAGGACAACTTGGCATTAGCTGTTCGAGCATTTTGTAAAAGAGATCCTAAAGTTTTTATTTGGGAAGATGAGCATGCTgaatttgtttaa
- a CDS encoding 2-C-methyl-D-erythritol 4-phosphate cytidylyltransferase, whose product MAYYLSNLNNNENFDTNQNYNSTKVFNSKLVLLGDTSVGKSCIVVRFAKNEFYEYQESTIGAAFMTQLIDIGECTIKFEIWDTAGQERYRSLAPMYYRGASAAVIVYDITNKKSFEGAKGWIHELKSVHSNDIIIALAGNKNDLESNRVVDRELAESFANSNNILFIETSAKTGNNVNELFLRIAKKLPLHKKEQDKFTGIQCANHNKEVLILNVKMLCIKWDYKKDYNFKMNIFEFIGHCIFLRCIINFNGHYSLILNRQNIENDKKLIKKMCNKDRFGGMYRTNNNYLFQRSIKGNIWNEKWKKQVLCRFTCSSFEDDKGVEISKGSSSNMTKSLNEDNHEQNDKQICCDDKQKTISSISSEKSNDTNKNICTISSKPYDDNFKNLSKISNFDMKELRKYEKIIKKKKIHTILLCGGIGKRSELVTCKQYLKLNGIPLFIYSFNLFVKCNFVKTISLACDPKFFVYVGEVVAGAAGAAEAAEAEAEADAGTEVVRMTNKAEMTSESEAGAKLHTAAGGTSANENKVWQNDYFISNYLKTNKYIIYDNEKNKCIFSMEELLHDIGKKNVEMKGHNNTKSIQSGNSNYTHVSDRDGEGTIYTYKIKLKYIDDNRYKLIRIVEGGKERQNSLLNALKWLDVRLNSQMYIYKLLREYVQKKKKKKNEGVNYIVCFEHPLKTLHRGVLELEEMEEVEEAEEVEEAQEVEEVEEAEKAEEAEEAEEAEEVEEADVEGRVDLSDDVNQTRGNSETNNGHPVQQGEAGEKMYITDILVHDGARPFLSELDLFNLIYQSSLRKNAILGVKATDTIKFVEVKELNSRSGSSSSSGSSSSSSSSNSSSSSNSSSSSNSSSSSNSSSSSNSSSSSNSSIRSSNSSSTCCVPIKKTIERKYIFQAQTPQIFDSKSLLSILDRFTSNGQIVKNEKNHLVKNRMIQYTDTSSLYQNFSKKKIYALQSVFPNIKITTPSDVLHAFFFINYVFNNTYYSDIDENLFKEEYLNACPSYILTNQFNNFFFYNSLNEKQRMLYQRFYYNEKKKKKKTDQLKLSKRELVKVEVPVFRSSHVEKAAREYNYMLRLTSKMLTVVLGFDLYFAYPKTNPINEKTKTAEKVKAKVKAKVKAKVKAKAEAKAEAKTEAKISSISTVLDIHPRANLCVTVSRFIKMSRKNQSMIRSANTRKLAKRRENKNENENESENESENESENESENESENESENESENESENESENESENESESESESGVLYNIHILIHSCEMSEARKQIKGKHSLTILQDAKIICFSLCRIDAKELKVAMRALGFEPKKEDIRKIISDVDKDGSGTIDFNDFLDIMTIKMSERDPKEEILKAFRLFDDDETGKISFKNLKRVAKELGENITDEEIQEMIDEADRDGDGEINEEEFMRIMKKTNLF is encoded by the exons ATGGCATATTACTTATCAAATTTAAATAACAATGAAAATTTTGACACCAACCAAAATTATAATTCGACAAAAGTTTTTAATTCTAAATTAGTTCTATTAG GAGATACATCCGTTGGAAAGTCATGCATTGTTGTAAGGTTTGCAAAGAATGAATTTTATGAGTATCAAGAGTCAACTATTGGTG CGGCTTTTATGACCCAGTTAATTGACATTGGAGAGTGCACAATTAAATTTGAAATATGGGACACAGCAgg gCAAGAAAGGTACAGAAGTTTGGCACCAATGTATTATAG AGGCGCATCAGCAGCCGTTATAGTTTAtgatataacaaataaaaagtcCTTTGAGGGGGCGAAAGGATGGATACATGAACTAAAATCAGTGCATTCAAACGATATTATCATAg CCTTAGCCGGTAACAAAAACGACTTGGAAAGCAACAGAGTTGTAGATAGagaa cTAGCTGAATCTTTTGCAAACAGTAACAACATATTGTTCATCGAAACCTCAGCAAAAACGGGGAATAATGTAAACGagttatttttaagaatag cCAAAAAGTTACCACTTCATAAGAAAGAGCAAGACAAATTCACAGGAATTCAG TGTGCAAATCATAATAAAGAGGTTCTAATACTTAACGTTAAAATGTTGTGTATAAAATGGGActataaaaaagattataattttaaa ATGAATATATTTGAGTTCATTGGTCATTGCATTTTCCTTAGATGTATAATTAACTTTAATGGTCATTATTCCCTCATTTTAAATAGACAAAACattgaaaatgataaaaaattgatTAAGAAGATGTGTAATAAAGACAGATTTGGCGGCATGTATAGGACGAAcaacaattatttatttcaaagaagtataaaaggaaatatttggaacgaaaaatggaaaaaacaaGTTTTATGCAGATTTACTTGTTCCAGTTTTGAGGATGATAAAGGGGTCGAAATTTCCAAGGGGAGTAGTAGTAACATGACTAAGTCGTTAAATGAGGATAATCATGAGCAAAATGATAAACAAATCTGTTGTGATGATAAGCAAAAGACAATAAGTTCTATCTCAAGTGAAAAATCAAatgatacaaataaaaatatatgtactataTCATCTAAACCGTATGAtgacaattttaaaaatttatcaaaaatttCGAATTTTGATATGAAGGAGTTAaggaaatatgaaaaaataataaaaaaaaaaaaaatacatacaattTTGCTATGTGGAGGTATAGGAAAGAGATCTGAATTAGTTACATGTAAACAATATTTAAAACTAAATGGCAttcctctttttatttattcatttaatttgtttgtaaaatgtaattttgttaaaacgATTAGCTTAGCTTGTGATCCCAAATTCTTTGTTTAC GTAGGGGAAGTAGTAGCAGGAGCAGCAGGAGCAGCAGAAGCAGCAGAAGCAGAAGCAGAAGCAGACGCAGGAACGGAAGTGGTAAGAATGACTAATAAGGCAGAAATGACAAGTGAGTCAGAAGCAGGGGCAAAACTACACACTGCTGCAGGCGGTACTAGCGCAAATGAAAACAAAGTATGGCAAAACGATTATTTCATTTCAAACTATTTAAAgactaataaatatataatatatgataatgaaaaaaacaagtGCATTTTTAGTATGGAGGAATTACTTCATgatataggaaaaaaaaacgtAGAAATGAAAGGACATAATAATACTAAAAGTATACAGAGTGGAAATTCGAACTACACCCATGTTAGCGATAGAGATGGAGAAGGaacaatatatacatacaaaataaaactaaaatatatcGATGATAatagatataaattaataagaatAGTGGAAGGGGGAAAAGAAAGACAGAATTCTCTTTTAAACGCCTTAAAATGGTTAGACGTACGTCTGAATAGtcaaatgtacatatacaagtTGTTAAGAGAGTacgtacaaaaaaaaaaaaaaaaaaaaaatgagggTGTCAATTACATTGTGTGTTTTGAGCACCCACTAAAAACGTTGCACAGGGGGGTTCTAGAATTGGAAGAAATggaagaagtggaagaagcggaagaagtggaagaagcgcaagaagtggaagaagtggaagaagcGGAAAAAGCGGAAGAAGCGGAAGAAGCGGAAGAAGCggaagaagtggaagaagcGGATGTAGAGGGTAGAGTGGATCTTTCGGACGATGTGAATCAAACAAGAGGTAATTCCGAAACAAATAATGGACATCCCGTTCAACAGGGGGAAGCAGGcgaaaaaatgtacattacAGATATACTGGTGCACGACGGAGCTCGTCCCTTTCTATCTGAGCTGGATTTGTTTAACTTAATTTATCAGTCAAGTTTAAGAAAAAACGCGATATTAGGTGTAAAGGCAACtgatacaataaaatttgttGAGGTGAAGGAACTGAATAGTAGAagtggtagtagtagtagtagtggtagtagtagtagtagtagtagtagtaatagtagtagtagcagtaatagtagtagtagcagtaatagtagtagtagcagtaatagtagtagtagcagtaatagtagtagtagcagtaataGTAGCATCCGCAGTAGTAACAGTAGCAGTACGTGCTGCGTACCTATTAAAAAAACGATAGAAAGgaagtatatttttcaagCTCAAACTCCACAAATATTTGATAGTAAATCATTGTTAAGTATTCTTGACCGCTTTACATCAAATGGacaaattgtaaaaaatgaaaaaaatcatttagtaaaaaatagGATGATACAATATACTGACACTTCTTCGttatatcaaaatttttcaaaaaaaaaaatttatgctTTACAATCCGTATTtccaaatattaaaataacaaCTCCATCAGACGTCCTtcatgctttttttttcataaattatgTCTTCAATAACACATACTATAGCGATATTGATGAGAACTTATTTAAGGAAGAATACCTGAATGCATGTCCaagttatatattaacaaatcagtttaataatttttttttttataattcattgAATGAAAAGCAAAGGATGTTATATCAACGTTTTTActacaatgaaaaaaaaaaaaaaaaaaagactgaTCAGctaaaattatcaaaaagGGAGCTAGTTAAAGTGGAAGTGCCAGTTTTTCGCTCCTCTCATGTGGAAAAAGCTGCACGGGagtat AATTATATGCTAAGGTTGACATCAAAAATGTTAACTGTCGTCCTTGGATTTGACCTCTAT TTCGCATACCCTAAAACAAATCCTATAAACGAGAAAA caaaaacagcagaaaaagtaaaagcaAAAGTAAAAGCAAAAGTAAAAGCAAAAGTAAAAGCAAAAGCAGAAGCAAAAGCAGAAGCAAAAACAGAAGCAAAAATAAGTAGTATCAGCACTGTGCTAGATATACACCCACGTGCGAATTTATGTGTAACTGTATCGAGATTCATTAAAATGAGCAGGAAAAATCAAAGCATGATCAGGAGCGCCAATACTc GAAAACTAGCAAAAAgaagggaaaataaaaatgaaaacgaaAACGAAAGCGAAAACGAAAGCGAAAACGAAAGCGAAAACGAAAGCGAAAACGAAAGCGAAAACGAAAGCGAAAACGAAAGCGAAAACGAAAGCGAAAACGAAAGCGAAAACGAAAGCGAAAACGAAAGCGAAAGCGAAAGCGAAAGCGGAGTGTTATATAACATTCATATATTGATACATAGTTGTGAAATGAGTGAAGCAAGGAAGCAGATTAAAGGGAAACACTCATTGACAATACTGCAGGATGCAAAAATCATATGCTTTTCTCTAT GTAGAATTGATGCAAAAGAGCTCAAAGTGGCCATGAGAGCTTTAGGTTTCGAACCAAAAAAGGAAGAC ataagaaaaattatatctgATGTGGATAAAGACGGTTCTGGAACAATAGATTTCAACGACTTCTTAGATATAATGACAATAAAAATG AGTGAACGTGATCCCAAGGAAGAAATACTGAAAGCATTTCGACTGTTTGACGATGATGAAACTggaaaaatttcttttaaa AATTTAAAGCGAGTCGCAAAGGAACTTGGGGAGAATATAACTGATGAAGAAATTCAGGAG ATGATTGACGAAGCTGATAGGGATGGAGATGGCGAAATAAACGAAGAAGAATTTATgagaattatgaaaaaaacgaatttattttag
- a CDS encoding CCR4 domain-containing protein 3, which produces MNIFNSACYSAKEKISSYAVEYTHSTTRQNLLYTKLFNNSLDIICLQEVNLFMMTQLKHKCRNYDLIFHGPTQSIAQATSNNCCVLYKKSFKLLGERRFDLNNAVSKYFMNCSSENQCEIQDAFIRELKRRNSTATMILLQRADMSESAGPHRSAVYELITTGMLAQTHPEHPAELRKNEVFQIFPSLTLDPFKSVFHEINGKEPLFTNKTSNFCGCIDFIFYKDLIPISAKTIPQNLHQVKTLPNLNFPSDHVLLTSDFFLI; this is translated from the exons atgaacatttttaatagcGCCTGTTATTCTGctaaggaaaaaatttcaaGTTATGCTGTAGAGTATACCCATAGCACTACTCGCCAAAATTTGTTATACACGAAGTTGTTTAACAATTCGCTTGACATTATCTGCTTACAA GAAGTAAATTTGTTTATGATGACTCAACTAAAACATAAGTGCCGAAATTATGATTTGATTTTCCACGGTCCAACACAAAGCATAGCACAGGCAACAAGTAACAACTGCTGCGTTCTTTATAA GAAAAGCTTTAAATTATTAGGGGAAAGGCGTTTTGACCTGAACAACGCCGTTTCGAAGTATTTTATGAACTGTTCATCCGAAAATCAGTGTGAA ATACAAGATGCTTTCATAAGGGAGCTCAAGAGAAGGAACAGTACTGCCACTATGATACTACTACAACGTGCAGAT ATGAGCGAATCTGCAGGCCCCCACCGCAGTGCCGTATATGA gCTAATAACTACTGGAATGCTTGCACAGACGCACCCTGAGCACCCG GCTGAATTAAGGAAAAACGAagtttttcaaatttttccaTCTTTAACCTTAGACCCGTTTAAAAGTGTATTTCAtgaa ATAAATGGAAAGGAGCCCTTGTTCACAAACAAAACTTCCAATTTCTGTGGATGcattgattttattttttacaaagacCTTATTCCCATATCTGCAAAAACAATTCCGCAGAACTTGCA cCAAGTTAAAACCCTACCGAACTTGAACTTCCCTTCTGACCACGTCCTCCTAACTTCTGACTTCTTtcttatttga